From Candidatus Binatus sp.:
GAACAGTCCGCAGATGCGCACGGCGATCGAGCACGAGAAGCTCGCGATCGAGGAAGAACGTAATCACGAGCTGATGGTGCAACGCTCGAATGAGCAGGCGGCGCGCGAAAACAAAACGCTCGACGAACGCCGGCAGCGCGCGCGCGGTGGCAATTCCGCGCAAGTCGAAACCAAAGTCGAAGAGTGAGCGCGTCAGATAAAATTCAAGTCGGCGGAGTGTTTATTCCACTTCGCCAGACGGGCGCGAACGAGGAGAAGGCAAACATGAGTTTACTCGACGCCGACCGCAAGATTCGTACTTCGATGGCAAACGGTGAAGCGCGCGGCGGGCTCAGCCTGTCACACGCGCGCTCGTCGAGTAGCCCAGGCGTCGAGCCCAGTTACGCCGGCAGAGCGAGGCTGGCGCCGCACGAGCTCGCGGTCTGCTCGATGCTGACGGGAGTGTCGCCGGAAGCTTTTGCAGCGCAACGCGGCAAGCGTCTCAATCTCGGCGTGCTGAGCCAGCGCGACTAAAGAGACCGACTGACGATCGTAATCGAGCGGAGGGAACGATGAGCACGAATCTTACAGAAGCGGACCGCAAAATGTGCGCGTCGATGGGAATCGACGAGCGCACTTTTCTTGCGCAGAAGCGAGGCGGGCTCAGTCTGTCGCACGCGCCGTCTCATTCGACGAGCGCGCGATCGCAGCGAACGGCGGTATCGTCGAGCGGCTCGGCTGGTCTGATGCGAGCGCATGACGAAGTCGATCGCGCGCATGACGTTCTGTCCAGCCAGCAAAAAGGTTCCTACTCAAGTTGGGCGAAGGTGCCTATTCAGGAGCACGTCGCGGCCGCGATCGCGGGGCTGAAGGCATTCGATCCGTCCGCAAAGGACGGGTACGACACGCTCCTGGTTGGCGTCATGCACGCGATGCGCGCGCTCGAACTGTCAGCGCCGGCGTACGCGGATACGAAGCCGCTGCCCGGAGAAAAAGTCGAGTAGTCGATATGAGCGACTTCAAAGTGACTCTCGTCGGCGGGAAGGGAATCGCCGCGAAGATCGCGAGCTTCAGCGCCGACATGCGCAAAGAGATCGCCCGCGATGTGCATGCTGCTCAAATTCTTCTGCAGCGCACGGCGACGCGAATCCTGAAGCAGAGGACCGCCGGCCGGGGCACTGGACGGCTCCGCGCGTTCATCATCGAAGATATTGTCGAGCGCGAGCACGAAGTCACAGGGCGGGTCGGCTCGCCTGAAAAGTACGCCGAGATTCAGGAGCGCGGCGGCGATATTCACGCGAAGAACGCCGCCAATCTGACGATTCCCCTGGAAGCGTTTATGACCGGCCGCCACGTCGCGCGCGGCAGCGCGCACGACCTGATCGGGACGCCGGGCAAATATGGCTACACCGGCACGTTTTTCAAGAGCGGCATTCTGTTCGGCACTCAGGGCAAAGGCAAAAACGAAAAGAGCGTTCCGCTGTTTCTGTTGCGGCCGAGCGTGAACATTCCGGGGCGGCCGTACATGGAACCCGCGCTGGCTGAAGTCACGCCGATCGCAGAGCGCAATATTGCGACCGGGCTGGAACGCCTGCTGATGAAGCGGCGCTGATGAGAATTGAAATTCAAAAAGACTTGGCCGGGTGCGCGTTAGGGATTGGCGCGCATGGGTTCGGCGCCGGGAGCGCGTGTTGTTAGTTGCACGCGCTCCTGGTCCGGCCAGGAAACCTAGCCGATGATCAAGCCTACCGATCGAATCGAATTGCGGCTGGCGGCGATCGAGTACCTGCTGATCGATTGGGCGGAGCAGCAAAAGCTCGCCGATCCTGTTTGCTTCCAGTGCGGCAAGGCACCGCTGGGTGCTTTTTTTCTGAATGCGGTTCAGCGATATGACGGAGCCAACATCCTTGGTGTGACGTTCCTCCATCCGGCGTGCCTTGAGGATTTTCTGGCCGCCGACCTCGCCGGCAACTACCGGCGCGAGGAGGAAAACAGCGCGACGCCAGATGCACCAGCGGCAGGTTGTCCGTTCCTGTACTTCCCGGACGCAGCCTTTGCCTATCTGAAGGCCTTCGCAGAAGAGTCAGGCCTCGATGAGATTCGCTGCTGTTACTGTCAGGAGCCTCTCATCGGGCGCTATCGAATGATCATCGCGAGGGCCGCTGAAGCAAACCACGTCGAGGTGCGTTTGACCCACGACGGTTGCATGCCGGGTCCGTGCGCCGACGATCCGACCAACGAGATCGTTCAGGTGAGCTCACCGCAGTGAATCGGGGTTGTTTATCGGCTATGTCGGGCGTTTCACAAATGGCCGTCACTTGAGCGGAACCCCAGCGTGCACGCTTGGAGTGAGGTACGGGCGAGATGTTGTGCGGATGTGGTTGCGGGAAAGAGTTTGAACCAAGAAAGGGCGGCAGTCCTCAGAGGTTCAAATCTGGCCATCGGCTGGAGTTCTGGAACCGGGCGCGGCGCGAAGGCGCGAGCATCGCGATGAAGAGCACAAGGGCCAAATCTCGCATCACTCGAAGGCGACGAACCGGAGTGTTTGAGTTCCGCGAAATGATGACGCTGGTCCGCGTCGCTGCCCGCTCGGCCGCGATCGCGGTGATAAAGCACGAGCGATCGAGGAACGGCGATCTCGAATACGGGACGAGCGCAGAGCTGGGGATCCGGACGAGAATGTCAACTGGCTCGATGCGCAATCGAATCGCGGAAGGATATTTCGGTGAGGCCGAAGGCGTCGTGCGAGTTGGCGCCAAGGTTCTTGTGCACTGGCCGACATTCAAAGCAACGGTTCTGAGTGGTGATTGGTCTCCGAATCCGGAAGTGATCAGAAAAATCACGGCGCGAAGGCGGATGAAGCATGGCAACTGAGCTCAAATTAGCGGTTCTATTCACCGGCGTCGATCGAATCAGCGGCGTGATGGATACGATCGGCCGCAAGTTCGATTCGGTTGCCGAGCGCGCGACCAACCTGGGCGAGCGCATCGCGGGCATCGGCGAGCGGATGGCGCTCCAGTCCGCAATCATTTCCGAGGGCGCGAGCAAGTTGCAGGAGTGGGGCGCGGCGATCATCGAGCCGGCCGCCGGAATGGAACAAGCGATGGCGCGGGTAGGCGCGCGCTTCGATTTCAACGCCGGGCAGCTGGAGAACCTGAGAGGCGTCGCCGATAAATTCGCCGCCAGCCATCCTGAGGCGACGCCGGAAGCGTTCGTCGCCGCCTTCGCCCCGATGCAGGCGATGTATCACAACATCGGGAGCGCGACCGACGCGACGACGCGCGCCTTTGAGCTCGCGAAGGTCAGCGGCGCGGATATCGAAACCACAACAGGGATTCTGTCGTTGGCCTATAAGGTCATGGGCGTTGATGCGGGCAAGGCCGGCGACATGGTCGCAAAAACGCTCTCGCTGTACAGCGTCGATAAGCCCGAGCTGCTGATGCAAACGCTATCGCGCGTGGGAGGTGTCTTTAAGGCGACCAACACTTCGCTTGCCGAGGGCTTCTCGATCACCGGCCTGATCGGCGAAACGCTGAAAGGGCGCGGCGCGATGCAGTTCGGAGCGTCATTGACCGAGTTCGTTAACAAGTCGCTCGCCGGCGGCAGCCGCATCGATTTCAGTCAAGGCATCATGGGCGGACTCCAGCAGATGGCCACCATGATCGACGGCCTCCCCGAGATCGACAAGCTGCGCAAGCTCGGTGAGATCGGAGTCAGCAATCCGGGCGCGTGGCTTCAGGTGATCGAAAATCTCGGCGAGGTGTCGAGCAAGACGAAACTGATCACAGGCGCATCGGGCGATCTTCACAAGATGTATGGCAAGTCGATCGACAACCTGGTCGATAAGATGGCCATCTTCAAACATCAGGCGGCCGCGATGTTGGAGGAGATCGGCGGACCGGCCTTGCCTGCGATTACTAGCGCATTCAGGTTCTTCGGCGACGTCCTGGAGGGAGTCGGAAACTTCTTCAAGAAACACAGTACGACGGCGAAGATTCTGACGCTGTCGATCGCGGGGCTCGGTACGTTTCTCGGAGTCGCGAACACGCTGCTGATGGCGGGTTCGGCCGGCGCGGTCCTATTCGGCAACGGGTTGAAGCTGGCTGGTTTCGCGCTCGACTTCGAAGGCCATGCGATCCGTTTTCTCTATCTCAAGGATACGATAATGAAGGTCGTCGGCGCGGCTTCCAGCTTGGCAAGCAAGGCTGTGAGTCTCGGTGCATCGCTAGTCGAAACTCTGATGCCAGCGCTCTACTCGGCCGCGACGGCAATCTATAGCTTCGGCGCGGCGCTCAGTTTCGTGCAGATACTAAGCGGCATTGGCATCATCCTGGTGCTTGCGGCGGCCGCCTACGAACTCTACGAGAATTGGGCATCGGTCACGAAGCTATTTTCCGGCGTTTGGAGCCAGCTTGAAAGGGGCTTTTCAAGCGCCTTCGGATGGGTCAGTTCGCTCGGTGAAGTATTCGGCTCGATCGGCGCGACGATAAGCGGCGGCCTGTCTGCCGCGATCGATTGGATCGGTTCGGTGGGCGCCCGGTTCTATGACGCCGGCGCGAACCTGATGAAAATGCTCGGCGATGGAATCGCGAGCGCGATCATGTGGCCGGTTCACAAGATTGAAGAACTCGCCGGCAGAATCGGGCGTCTGATTATCGGACACTCGCCGCCGCCTGAAGGGCCGCTCAGCAAATTGGGACGCGGACCAAGCATCGTCGATACCTTCGCCGACTCAATGCAACCGGCGCCGGCGATGCGCGCGATCCATCGCATGGCCGCAGTTGCTGCGATCGCTATGCCGATGGCACTGAGTGCCGCGCCATCGTACGCAGCATTGCCGGCTCGAGGCGCGCCCGTCGCCGATTCGGGCATTTACGTGACGGTCAATCAGACAGTCAACATCGACGGCGAGGGCAAGTCGGCCGCCGATCTCCGCGCGGAATTGGAAAAGCACGCCGACTACCTGGTCGATATCATCCAGCGCAAGCTGGCGCGTAAGAATCGGCGCGAGTACTGATGGCAGGCGACCCGACAAGACGAATCGATCTGGCCAAGATTCACATCGCGGCCAAGCAGCTGCATCTCGATGAAGATGTGTATCGATCGATCGTGCGTCGAGTGAGCGCAAAGTTTCGCGGCACTCCGGTCGAATCTTCGGGCAAGCTCAACGCGCGCGAGCGCGCTGCGCTCATCAGCGAGTTAACGTCATTCGGTTTCAAAGTCGCACCGCCGCGGAAAAGAAATCCCAACTGGATTGAGACTCGCGATCTCCATCTTCGGAAGCTGTTGGCGCTGTGGGGCGAGCTGGCGCGCACCGGCGAAATGAAGGATTCGAGCAAAGCGGCGCTGCGCAGGTTCGTGAACCGCGCGACGGGCAAAGATGCGATTCAGTGGCTCTCGCCCGAAGAGTGCAACAAGGTCATCGAGATGCTGAAGGCGTGGCGAAAACGATTGGATGGTGCGGAAGCGGAGGCTGTGGTTTCGGACGATGCCCTATGACGCTGACGACGAACGGATCGTTTATCTTTCGCGCGAAAAGCTCGTGGCGCTGCTCGGCGAAGAAGAGACCGGAGCGGTACTCAAGAAGTATGGCGGGACGCGCGTTCGCGTGCCGCGCGAGGAAACGCCGGCGTTTGACGATATGGTATGCCTGATTGGCGAAGCCTCAACGCGGGCGCTATCCTCCGCGCACGCGGGATCGCGCATTCTGTTACCGCAGCGGCCGTCACAGACCCGCCCTCGAATCTTCGCTCTCCTGGCTCGTGGGCTTTCGACCAACGCGATCGCGCGCAAACTCAAATTGACCACGCGGCACGTGCAGCGAGTGATTTCAGAAGAGAGGAGGCGGCTACAATGATCGGCGCGATCGCATACTGGCTGCTGAAATGGTTCGTCACGTTCCTCGCGTTCGGATGCCTCTGTCTGACGATCCGCGACGCTCTGCGTTCGGGCAGCGGGCGCGTGAATTTTTTCAACGGCACGCTCGACGTGGCGGGCTCGATGTTCTCATTCGCGTTCTTCGCCGCGCTGGCTTTCGCGCTGTGGGTGGCTTGAATGGGCAGCCTGATCTCATTGCCGGTCCGGAGTCCGCGCTGGGATCTCAGCTATCGCGGCGTGTCGCTGACGGCCAAGGTCTCGGGGATGGTGATTTCGATCACCTACACCAGCGAAGTTGAAAAACTCTCGCCCGAGATGGAAGTCGAGTTCGAGGACCGCGACAAGCGATGGCAAGGGCCGTGGTTTCCCATTCGCGGCGACCTGGTCACTCTCAATATTGGATACGAGCACGAGAAGCTCGTGCCGTGCGGCGACTTCGAGGTTGACTCCGTGGAGCTCAAAGGCCCGCCCGACACCGTTCACATGAAGTGTCTAGCGGCCGGTATCAAGCCATCGCTCCGCACTGCCAACACGACGGCATATGAAAATCTGACGGTGACCGAGATCGCCGGCGCGATCGCGAAAAAGCATGGCTACACGCTCAAGGCGGAGCCCGAAACGATCAATCCGAAGATTGAGCGAATGACTCAGAAGAATCAGACCGACCTCGAGTTTCTCCGCGAGCTGGCAGAGGATCACAATTACAATTTCGCGGTGCGGCCGCCGCAGCTGATATTCACCTCGAAGACGCGCCTGGAAGCGCGGCCGTCAGTTGCGACGATCAAGCGGACCGAGGTGGAACGATTCAGGTTCGAAGCTAAAACGCATCAACTCTACAAATCTGCGCAGGTGACCTATCAGGACCCCGCTACCAAGAAGCTGATCTCGGCCGTCTTCAACGCTGATCGGCCGGTACCAACCGGCGATGTATTGAAGCTTCAGCAGCGCGCGGAGAACGGCCAGCAGGCCAAGCAGCTCGCGATCGCGGCGCTGCATCGCAACAACATGA
This genomic window contains:
- a CDS encoding phage tail tape measure protein; translation: MATELKLAVLFTGVDRISGVMDTIGRKFDSVAERATNLGERIAGIGERMALQSAIISEGASKLQEWGAAIIEPAAGMEQAMARVGARFDFNAGQLENLRGVADKFAASHPEATPEAFVAAFAPMQAMYHNIGSATDATTRAFELAKVSGADIETTTGILSLAYKVMGVDAGKAGDMVAKTLSLYSVDKPELLMQTLSRVGGVFKATNTSLAEGFSITGLIGETLKGRGAMQFGASLTEFVNKSLAGGSRIDFSQGIMGGLQQMATMIDGLPEIDKLRKLGEIGVSNPGAWLQVIENLGEVSSKTKLITGASGDLHKMYGKSIDNLVDKMAIFKHQAAAMLEEIGGPALPAITSAFRFFGDVLEGVGNFFKKHSTTAKILTLSIAGLGTFLGVANTLLMAGSAGAVLFGNGLKLAGFALDFEGHAIRFLYLKDTIMKVVGAASSLASKAVSLGASLVETLMPALYSAATAIYSFGAALSFVQILSGIGIILVLAAAAYELYENWASVTKLFSGVWSQLERGFSSAFGWVSSLGEVFGSIGATISGGLSAAIDWIGSVGARFYDAGANLMKMLGDGIASAIMWPVHKIEELAGRIGRLIIGHSPPPEGPLSKLGRGPSIVDTFADSMQPAPAMRAIHRMAAVAAIAMPMALSAAPSYAALPARGAPVADSGIYVTVNQTVNIDGEGKSAADLRAELEKHADYLVDIIQRKLARKNRREY
- a CDS encoding phage late control D family protein, with protein sequence MGSLISLPVRSPRWDLSYRGVSLTAKVSGMVISITYTSEVEKLSPEMEVEFEDRDKRWQGPWFPIRGDLVTLNIGYEHEKLVPCGDFEVDSVELKGPPDTVHMKCLAAGIKPSLRTANTTAYENLTVTEIAGAIAKKHGYTLKAEPETINPKIERMTQKNQTDLEFLRELAEDHNYNFAVRPPQLIFTSKTRLEARPSVATIKRTEVERFRFEAKTHQLYKSAQVTYQDPATKKLISAVFNADRPVPTGDVLKLQQRAENGQQAKQLAIAALHRNNMNETTGSLAMPGNVAMASGNIVDISGFGQFDSRFLITTARHRLERSSGYTTELEVRSVE
- a CDS encoding regulatory protein GemA, with the translated sequence MAGDPTRRIDLAKIHIAAKQLHLDEDVYRSIVRRVSAKFRGTPVESSGKLNARERAALISELTSFGFKVAPPRKRNPNWIETRDLHLRKLLALWGELARTGEMKDSSKAALRRFVNRATGKDAIQWLSPEECNKVIEMLKAWRKRLDGAEAEAVVSDDAL